From the genome of Verrucomicrobiia bacterium, one region includes:
- the ahcY gene encoding adenosylhomocysteinase: MPKIAKSKVSSILAEVSAALPNLAAFAAKTPTGKDYIVRDIALADWGRKEIAVAEHEMPGLMSVRKKYAKQQPLKGVRITGSLHMTIQTAVLIETLVALGAKVRWASCNIFSTQDHAAAAIAATGTPVFAWKGEALEEYWELTLKAILFPGDQGPQLVVDDGGDVTLLIHKGYELEHGSKWAYQTKGDSHEVSVVKALLRRLAKEKPGIWTKLVKEWRGVSEETTTGVHRLYQLAEQGKLLVPAINVNDSVTKSKFDNLYGCRESLADGIKRATDVMVAGKVAVVCGYGDVGKGSAHSLRAYGARVIVTEIDPINALQAAMEGFEVNTLESTLGTGDIYVTTTGNCDVITAPHILKMKDQAIVCNIGHFDNEIQVEQLRRTKGVRIENIKPQYDRYYLPGNKSIYLLAEGRLVNLGCATGHPSFVMSNSFTNQTLAQIDLWANKSTYKKAVYRLPKKLDEEVARLHLEKIGVKLTKLTKAQADYLGVPMDGPYKAEHYRY, translated from the coding sequence ATGCCTAAAATTGCCAAGTCCAAAGTCAGTTCCATTCTGGCGGAAGTCAGTGCCGCGTTGCCCAACCTCGCCGCGTTTGCTGCCAAAACCCCCACCGGCAAGGATTACATCGTGCGCGACATTGCGCTGGCCGATTGGGGACGCAAAGAAATCGCCGTGGCCGAGCACGAAATGCCGGGCCTGATGTCGGTGCGCAAAAAGTACGCGAAGCAGCAGCCGCTCAAGGGCGTGCGGATCACGGGTTCGCTGCACATGACCATCCAGACGGCGGTGTTGATCGAAACTCTGGTGGCCCTTGGCGCCAAAGTGCGTTGGGCTTCGTGCAATATCTTTTCCACCCAGGACCATGCCGCCGCCGCCATTGCCGCCACCGGCACTCCCGTCTTCGCGTGGAAAGGGGAAGCGCTGGAGGAGTATTGGGAACTCACCTTGAAGGCGATTCTCTTTCCCGGTGACCAGGGACCGCAACTGGTTGTGGACGACGGCGGCGACGTAACCCTGCTGATTCACAAAGGTTATGAACTCGAACACGGTTCGAAATGGGCTTACCAGACCAAAGGCGACAGTCACGAAGTCAGCGTGGTGAAAGCCTTGTTGCGCCGTCTTGCCAAGGAGAAGCCCGGCATCTGGACAAAGCTGGTGAAAGAGTGGCGGGGCGTTTCGGAAGAAACCACCACGGGCGTTCATCGTCTCTACCAACTGGCCGAGCAGGGTAAACTCCTCGTGCCCGCCATCAACGTCAACGACTCGGTCACCAAATCCAAGTTCGACAATCTTTACGGCTGCCGCGAATCACTCGCTGACGGCATCAAACGCGCCACCGACGTGATGGTGGCGGGCAAGGTCGCCGTGGTCTGCGGTTACGGCGATGTCGGCAAAGGCTCGGCACATTCGCTTCGCGCTTACGGGGCGCGCGTCATCGTCACCGAGATTGATCCGATCAACGCGTTGCAGGCCGCGATGGAAGGTTTTGAAGTCAACACGCTCGAAAGCACGCTGGGTACGGGCGATATTTACGTCACCACCACCGGCAATTGCGACGTCATCACCGCGCCACACATCCTCAAAATGAAGGATCAAGCCATCGTGTGTAACATCGGTCATTTCGATAATGAAATTCAGGTGGAACAGCTCCGGCGCACCAAGGGCGTGCGCATCGAAAATATCAAACCGCAATACGATCGTTATTATCTGCCCGGCAACAAGAGCATCTATCTGTTGGCGGAAGGACGGCTCGTAAATTTGGGTTGCGCCACGGGACATCCCAGTTTCGTGATGAGCAACAGCTTCACCAATCAGACGCTGGCGCAAATTGACCTCTGGGCCAACAAGAGCACGTACAAAAAGGCGGTTTATCGTCTGCCCAAGAAACTGGATGAGGAAGTCGCCCGCCTGCACCTGGAAAAGATTGGCGTCAAACTGACCAAGCTGACCAAAGCGCAAGCCGATTACCTCGGCGTACCGATGGACGGCCCGTATAAAGCCGAGCACTATCGGTATTAA
- a CDS encoding class A beta-lactamase-related serine hydrolase produces the protein MRRRSFSFPTFFLALLGGVGLSGCITQTCPVNQSYLHYQLDYSTPTDPRLQSALEQIDRGLRARFGLTPEQTAVGVLDLRTLRLAMINPDREEYAASVPKIGILLAYFQLHPEAATNLAPTTRHELGLMAKASDNAMAAKFSRELGLKQIQAVLNSYGFYDADRGGGLWVGKHYGRGDERYGSPVGDNSHAATVRQVLRYFLMLEQGKLVSPAASQTMRDIFRSPDIPHDDIKFVRGLKGRDVQIIRKWGSWEDWLHDAAVVTGARRHYILVALTHHPRGDDYLAALAQQVDDLLR, from the coding sequence ATGCGCCGCCGCTCGTTTTCCTTTCCGACTTTCTTCCTGGCTTTGCTGGGCGGCGTCGGGTTGAGTGGCTGCATCACGCAAACTTGTCCTGTGAATCAATCCTATCTCCATTACCAATTGGATTACTCGACGCCGACCGATCCGCGCTTGCAATCGGCGTTGGAGCAGATAGATCGCGGTCTGCGCGCCCGGTTCGGCCTGACGCCGGAACAAACCGCCGTCGGCGTGCTGGACCTGCGGACTTTGCGCCTGGCGATGATTAATCCGGATCGCGAAGAGTACGCCGCCAGCGTTCCGAAGATCGGAATTTTGCTGGCGTATTTTCAACTGCATCCCGAAGCGGCCACCAACCTCGCGCCGACAACGCGGCACGAGCTGGGACTGATGGCGAAGGCTTCAGACAACGCCATGGCGGCAAAGTTTTCCCGCGAACTCGGCTTGAAGCAAATTCAAGCGGTGCTCAATTCATACGGTTTCTATGATGCTGACCGGGGCGGCGGACTTTGGGTCGGCAAACATTATGGACGCGGCGATGAGCGCTACGGTTCACCGGTGGGCGATAATTCACATGCCGCCACGGTGCGACAGGTGTTGCGTTATTTCCTGATGCTCGAACAAGGCAAGTTGGTTTCGCCAGCGGCCTCCCAGACCATGCGCGATATTTTTAGGTCGCCGGATATTCCGCACGATGACATCAAATTCGTGCGCGGCCTTAAGGGGCGGGACGTCCAGATCATACGCAAATGGGGTTCGTGGGAAGATTGGTTGCATGATGCGGCGGTCGTGACCGGCGCGCGGCGACATTACATTTTAGTCGCGCTGACTCATCATCCGCGCGGCGACGATTATCTGGCGGCCCTGGCTCAACAGGTGGATGATTTATTACGTTAG
- a CDS encoding metalloregulator ArsR/SmtB family transcription factor — protein sequence MSSTLKSLRALADATRLRIIALLEKDELSVNELQEITRMGQSRISTHLGLLADCNLVTARRDGKRTFYKLNPEAKGTTAEFIRVASQGAQELPEHAHDRINLKRILNRRREQEKVFFNQVAGRFDRVYGPGRSWPAFGQLLLHMLPPLIVADLGAGEGLLSELLARRCKKVIAVDNSKKIVAFGAAKAKKNGLKNLEFRCGDLQQPPIEAASVDVVILSQALHHAEDPAVALVSAAQLLKPGGQVLILDLLAHKFEQARERYGDRWLGFAESELHHWLEAAGFKKIDVSVVAREEQPPHFQTLLAVGEK from the coding sequence ATGAGTTCCACGCTGAAATCGCTGCGGGCCCTAGCCGACGCCACTCGACTGCGCATCATTGCGCTGCTCGAAAAGGACGAACTTTCCGTCAATGAACTGCAGGAGATCACGCGCATGGGGCAATCGCGAATCTCCACGCACCTGGGTCTGCTGGCGGATTGCAATCTGGTCACGGCGCGGCGCGATGGAAAGCGCACCTTCTACAAATTGAATCCGGAGGCGAAAGGGACGACAGCGGAATTCATCCGCGTGGCCAGCCAAGGCGCGCAGGAGCTGCCTGAACACGCGCACGATCGAATCAATCTGAAACGGATTCTCAACCGACGCCGCGAACAGGAAAAAGTCTTCTTCAACCAGGTCGCGGGCCGATTTGATCGCGTCTATGGTCCAGGCCGTTCCTGGCCGGCCTTTGGACAATTGCTTTTACACATGCTGCCGCCGCTGATCGTCGCCGACCTGGGTGCGGGTGAAGGGTTGTTGAGTGAGCTGTTGGCGCGGCGCTGTAAAAAGGTCATTGCCGTGGACAACTCAAAAAAAATCGTCGCGTTCGGTGCTGCCAAGGCGAAGAAGAACGGTCTGAAAAATCTGGAGTTTCGGTGCGGTGACCTGCAACAGCCGCCCATCGAAGCTGCCAGCGTGGATGTCGTCATCCTCAGCCAGGCGCTGCATCACGCTGAAGATCCGGCGGTCGCCCTGGTCAGCGCGGCACAATTGCTCAAACCCGGCGGCCAGGTGCTCATCCTGGATTTGCTGGCGCACAAATTTGAGCAGGCGCGCGAACGGTATGGAGACCGCTGGCTCGGGTTTGCCGAAAGTGAATTGCATCATTGGCTGGAAGCTGCCGGTTTCAAAAAAATTGACGTCAGCGTGGTGGCGCGCGAAGAGCAACCGCCCCATTTCCAAACGCTGCTGGCGGTCGGCGAAAAATAA
- a CDS encoding aminotransferase class V-fold PLP-dependent enzyme: MIYLDHNATRSIAPKVLEAMLPYLTTEWGNPSSSYKFGAKLKGAIEAAREQIAELIGADGREVLFTSCATESNNAAIHAALKANPDNLDDRALVGCDQVCYLAAGQAKNAMKFELYKDMVLTRDLPTERLKRGDIVKLVEHHPGRSDQEDGYSAEVFNALGDSIAVITVPESSLAPLREDEVCCVRPLVAA; the protein is encoded by the coding sequence GTGATTTACCTGGACCATAATGCCACGAGGTCCATTGCTCCGAAGGTGCTGGAGGCAATGTTGCCGTACCTGACTACGGAATGGGGTAATCCATCCAGCAGCTATAAATTTGGCGCAAAATTGAAAGGGGCGATCGAAGCGGCGCGAGAACAAATCGCCGAACTGATTGGGGCGGACGGGCGTGAGGTCCTTTTCACCTCCTGCGCCACGGAGAGCAACAACGCGGCGATTCATGCGGCGCTCAAAGCCAATCCGGACAATCTGGATGACCGAGCACTTGTCGGGTGTGACCAAGTTTGTTACCTTGCTGCCGGACAAGCAAAAAACGCAATGAAGTTTGAACTCTACAAAGACATGGTGCTCACCCGCGACCTGCCGACGGAACGGCTCAAGCGTGGCGACATCGTCAAACTGGTCGAACACCATCCCGGTCGCTCCGACCAGGAGGATGGCTACAGTGCCGAGGTGTTCAATGCGCTGGGCGACTCCATCGCCGTCATCACCGTCCCGGAATCCTCCCTCGCCCCGCTCCGCGAAGACGAAGTTTGCTGCGTGCGTCCGCTGGTGGCGGCCTGA
- a CDS encoding site-specific DNA-methyltransferase, whose product MIRITQMPIAPQKAAETTVKLFHETVLGRIFLGDSLAMFHDKVEEQSVDLIMTSPPFGLVRKKDYGNADADEYLEWFRPFAAAFHKALRPQGSLVIDIGGAWISGQPTRSLYHYELLIMLCKEFGFHLAQEFFWWNPARLPTPAEWVTVRRIRVKDAINCIWWLSPTPWPKASNRRVLQPYSDSMKVLLKKGYTPKLRPSGHDISDRFGTDNGAAIPPNLIALAHTESNSAYIRYCRNNGITPHPARFPTEIPEFFIRMLTEVGDLVVDPFCGSGATGEAAERTRREWICCDLVEDYLKGALGRFQRGELKKYSAAKPQKSNGDDSYRAVKPGLLWNGVEDDEPLPTDGGAKRTVRKNDRKQSAAKVPRAALKPTQMAFLETYPRASKRQKGKGK is encoded by the coding sequence ATGATAAGAATCACCCAGATGCCGATTGCGCCACAGAAAGCCGCCGAGACCACCGTAAAACTCTTTCACGAGACGGTGCTTGGACGAATTTTCCTCGGCGATTCGCTGGCGATGTTTCATGATAAAGTCGAGGAACAGTCCGTTGATCTCATCATGACCAGTCCGCCATTCGGCCTAGTGCGCAAGAAGGATTACGGTAACGCGGACGCAGACGAATATTTGGAATGGTTTCGCCCTTTCGCAGCAGCGTTCCATAAAGCACTGAGGCCACAGGGTTCGCTCGTCATTGATATCGGCGGCGCATGGATTTCGGGGCAGCCGACGCGCAGTCTTTACCACTACGAACTGCTTATCATGCTGTGCAAGGAATTCGGATTTCATCTGGCGCAGGAATTTTTCTGGTGGAATCCAGCGCGTTTGCCAACGCCCGCCGAGTGGGTAACGGTCCGGCGTATTCGGGTGAAGGATGCGATCAATTGCATTTGGTGGCTATCACCAACACCGTGGCCGAAAGCGAGCAACCGCCGTGTGCTTCAGCCCTACTCCGACAGCATGAAGGTGCTCTTAAAAAAAGGCTACACGCCAAAACTTCGCCCATCGGGCCATGACATTTCTGATCGCTTCGGCACGGACAACGGTGCGGCGATTCCGCCGAACTTGATCGCTTTGGCTCACACGGAAAGCAACTCGGCTTATATCCGCTACTGTCGCAACAACGGAATCACTCCGCACCCGGCACGCTTCCCAACTGAAATTCCGGAGTTCTTCATACGCATGTTGACCGAGGTTGGCGACTTGGTGGTTGATCCGTTTTGCGGCAGCGGTGCGACGGGCGAAGCGGCGGAGCGGACGCGGCGCGAGTGGATTTGCTGCGATTTGGTTGAAGATTATCTGAAAGGTGCTCTCGGTCGCTTCCAGCGCGGAGAACTTAAAAAGTATTCGGCTGCAAAACCGCAGAAGTCAAACGGTGACGATTCGTATCGTGCAGTGAAACCCGGCCTTTTGTGGAACGGCGTCGAAGACGACGAGCCGCTGCCAACGGATGGCGGTGCGAAGCGCACTGTCAGGAAAAATGACCGGAAACAATCGGCTGCAAAAGTGCCACGTGCCGCACTCAAGCCGACGCAGATGGCTTTTCTGGAAACCTACCCGCGCGCTTCGAAACGGCAAAAAGGCAAGGGTAAGTGA
- a CDS encoding HNH endonuclease — protein sequence MLKDQSYWLHKLATLKIDRASGDPAPHKPFLLLMVLEMADRGEISSPELPLSPDLAYRFSLFNQVIADRRRPPLELRLPFHHLKTSGIWQPLMADGNPSPDRKLTVKVRFDPDFFACLKDAAFREKAKMVLIKTPPYFLNDERTALRSMLRIEPTTAAAKLKDSGPLYTAPVERGRDARFRIEVVVVAYRHTCALTGFRMTTLGKSRMESIVDAAHIHEFRDSRNNDPRNGLALCKNAHWQFDRGLWSITDDFRVIVNREKFLEEGIAGQRLADFEGHRLFLPSDPKYWPDSTYLNWHREQRLPV from the coding sequence ATGCTAAAGGATCAATCATACTGGTTGCACAAGCTTGCCACGCTCAAGATTGATCGCGCCAGTGGCGACCCAGCGCCCCACAAACCATTTCTGCTTTTGATGGTTCTCGAAATGGCGGATCGAGGAGAAATCAGCTCTCCCGAGTTGCCGCTGTCGCCCGACTTGGCCTACCGCTTCAGCTTGTTCAACCAAGTGATTGCTGATCGGAGGCGACCGCCTTTGGAACTGCGTTTGCCATTTCATCATCTCAAGACTTCCGGAATCTGGCAGCCGCTCATGGCCGACGGCAACCCGTCGCCTGATCGGAAGCTCACAGTCAAGGTTCGTTTTGATCCTGATTTTTTCGCATGCCTGAAAGACGCGGCATTCCGGGAGAAAGCCAAGATGGTACTGATCAAAACGCCACCATACTTCCTGAACGACGAGCGCACCGCGCTACGGAGTATGCTGCGGATTGAACCAACGACCGCCGCGGCCAAGCTCAAGGATTCCGGACCGCTTTACACTGCGCCAGTTGAGCGCGGTCGCGACGCACGCTTCCGCATTGAGGTCGTGGTTGTTGCTTACAGACACACATGCGCGTTGACGGGCTTCCGAATGACCACGCTTGGCAAGAGCAGGATGGAGAGCATCGTGGACGCCGCGCACATTCATGAGTTTCGCGACAGCCGGAACAATGACCCGCGCAACGGGCTTGCCTTGTGCAAGAATGCTCACTGGCAATTTGATCGCGGCTTGTGGTCAATCACGGACGACTTTCGAGTCATTGTGAACCGGGAGAAATTCCTGGAAGAAGGCATCGCGGGTCAACGACTGGCAGATTTTGAGGGCCACAGGCTTTTCTTGCCCAGTGATCCGAAGTATTGGCCTGATTCCACTTACCTGAACTGGCATCGGGAGCAACGCCTTCCCGTTTAG
- a CDS encoding response regulator transcription factor gives MVEKADKPIKVSLIEDDDWIRENLANQITRRKGLALGKGYATAEAALAALAAEPPEVVVVDINLPKMNGIECVRKIKALLPETQILMLTAYEDSEKIFKSLLAGASGYLLKRTPQSEILQAIEDVYRGASPMSGHIARKVVQYFNRRGVAENEIEKLSNREREVLDRLAEGIAYKEIADSLGLSIDTVRMHIKSIYSKLHVHSRGEAVAKYLLK, from the coding sequence ATGGTTGAGAAAGCCGACAAGCCGATCAAAGTTTCCCTCATCGAGGACGACGATTGGATTCGCGAAAACCTCGCCAACCAGATCACCCGGCGCAAAGGGCTTGCTCTTGGGAAGGGTTACGCGACTGCGGAAGCGGCGTTGGCCGCCCTTGCTGCCGAGCCTCCGGAAGTGGTGGTCGTGGATATCAATTTACCGAAAATGAACGGCATCGAGTGCGTGCGTAAAATCAAGGCGCTGCTGCCGGAAACGCAAATCCTGATGCTGACCGCTTACGAGGACAGCGAGAAAATTTTCAAATCGCTGCTGGCGGGGGCCAGCGGCTACTTGTTGAAGCGCACCCCGCAAAGCGAAATTCTCCAGGCGATTGAGGACGTTTATCGCGGTGCGTCGCCCATGTCCGGTCATATTGCGCGCAAAGTGGTGCAGTATTTCAACCGGCGCGGGGTGGCCGAAAACGAAATCGAAAAACTCTCCAACCGGGAACGCGAGGTCTTGGATCGGCTGGCCGAGGGAATCGCCTACAAGGAAATTGCGGATTCGCTCGGACTGAGCATTGACACCGTGCGCATGCACATCAAAAGCATTTACAGCAAACTCCACGTCCATTCGCGCGGTGAAGCTGTGGCGAAATATCTGCTGAAATAG
- a CDS encoding HNH endonuclease encodes MATRISKSDLLQRILAAIKLSGWNAIVLSVAHPFKLSLFCGEQRVVVLCYIWNMTHGGYPRNPNELRIQITGVDRFRVEEGAKTLLLGWEQDEQMFAGFDVTKHLISMEGRSPSLQVRRETVNEARAKAFFPQTRDNQEIVIAFRPDFFAAYAQELEELHRTAQQPEDLRQLKRIANTDIEQEIRDIPAGPRKTVLQQINRKVRDARFRRNVLAAYGNRCAVSGMQLDLVDAAHIIPVDHECGTDELKNGLCLSTLHHRAFDNGLLGIKRDYSLVLNERRMSELHSIGWDGGAAEFKASLRDHILLPARRAHYPDLDYLVLGQELRGWQRKHLT; translated from the coding sequence ATGGCCACTCGCATCAGTAAATCCGACTTGCTTCAGCGAATCCTCGCAGCAATCAAGCTTTCCGGCTGGAACGCAATCGTTCTCTCGGTCGCACATCCATTCAAGCTATCACTGTTTTGTGGCGAACAGAGAGTTGTCGTCCTCTGTTACATCTGGAACATGACGCACGGCGGCTATCCGCGAAACCCGAACGAATTGCGAATCCAAATTACCGGCGTTGACCGCTTTCGTGTGGAAGAAGGAGCAAAGACGTTACTTCTTGGCTGGGAACAAGATGAGCAGATGTTTGCGGGCTTCGACGTGACTAAACACCTCATTTCAATGGAGGGGCGTTCGCCGTCTCTGCAAGTGAGGCGTGAAACAGTCAATGAGGCCAGAGCCAAGGCGTTCTTTCCGCAGACTCGCGATAATCAGGAAATCGTCATCGCGTTTCGCCCTGATTTCTTTGCGGCCTACGCTCAAGAACTCGAAGAATTACATAGAACGGCGCAACAGCCCGAAGATCTTCGACAGCTTAAAAGAATCGCCAACACAGATATTGAACAGGAAATTAGGGACATCCCAGCAGGACCTAGAAAAACAGTGTTGCAACAAATTAACCGCAAGGTGCGCGATGCTCGCTTCCGTCGGAACGTCCTCGCCGCCTATGGCAACCGCTGCGCAGTCAGTGGAATGCAACTTGATTTGGTGGACGCAGCACACATCATCCCAGTTGATCATGAGTGCGGGACAGACGAACTGAAAAACGGACTGTGCCTGAGTACACTGCATCACCGCGCATTTGACAACGGTCTCCTTGGAATCAAACGTGACTATTCACTTGTCCTCAACGAACGGCGAATGTCTGAACTTCATTCGATTGGTTGGGATGGCGGTGCGGCTGAATTCAAGGCGAGTTTGCGTGACCACATTCTTTTGCCTGCTCGGCGTGCTCATTACCCAGACCTCGATTATCTCGTCCTTGGTCAAGAGTTGCGCGGTTGGCAACGAAAACATCTCACGTAA
- a CDS encoding hemerythrin domain-containing protein, translated as MKLLKDLRAEHDLIDQMLDSFRTAVIQLIGGQARPKDLSRFITFFRVIADEFHHAREEEVLFAVLVNRLQLPGDRGPIAVMTDDHRKFRVLLDQLQQWVEQRSLSPAEQIRLRAATEQYIEAMQHHIDAENSVLFIEGEICLRDAGITELPSRGLTSKEMKVRFTAEDLMRRYPPTPNVEIIRGDGCPLCPAYQVTCDGYEREWAKVSRWGHAETEDDSSDW; from the coding sequence ATGAAATTGCTGAAAGACTTGCGCGCCGAGCACGATTTGATTGACCAGATGCTGGATTCCTTTCGGACGGCGGTGATTCAACTCATCGGGGGCCAGGCGCGTCCGAAGGACCTGTCGCGGTTCATCACTTTTTTTCGCGTCATTGCCGATGAATTCCACCATGCCCGGGAAGAGGAAGTGTTGTTCGCGGTCCTGGTCAACCGGCTCCAGCTTCCCGGCGATCGCGGCCCGATTGCCGTCATGACGGATGATCACCGCAAATTCCGGGTCCTCCTGGATCAACTTCAGCAGTGGGTCGAACAGCGGTCGTTGTCCCCGGCGGAGCAGATCCGACTCCGCGCCGCCACCGAGCAATACATTGAGGCGATGCAACACCACATTGACGCGGAAAATTCGGTGTTGTTTATCGAAGGCGAGATTTGTCTGCGGGACGCCGGCATCACCGAATTGCCGTCGCGTGGTCTGACTTCCAAGGAGATGAAGGTGCGGTTTACGGCGGAGGATCTGATGCGACGTTATCCGCCCACGCCCAATGTGGAAATCATCCGCGGCGATGGCTGCCCGTTGTGCCCGGCCTACCAGGTTACCTGTGACGGTTACGAGCGCGAATGGGCCAAAGTCTCCCGTTGGGGGCACGCGGAAACCGAGGATGATTCTTCCGATTGGTGA
- the metK gene encoding methionine adenosyltransferase — translation MSKTYIFSSESVGEGHPDKVCDTISDAVLDACLAQDKFSRVACETYAKSNLVVVGGEITSKAKLDFVKIARQAIRDIGYVNDDDVFHADKVFVNVLVTSQSPDIAQGVDARKARGKKTAKQGAGDQGLMFGYACNETSELMPAPIMFAHRLGRELTRIRKSGKGPAWLRPDAKSQVSVIYEDGRPVAISNVVISTQHADRLNGREVTHAEIEKFCIEQLIRKVLPAKLLTRKTEFLINPTGRFVVGGPQGDTGLTGRKIIVDSYGGTGRHGGGAFSGKDPTKVDRSAAYMGRWVAKNIVAARLAEKCEIQFAYAIGYPDPVSVHVDTFGTGKVDDAKILKAVNKVFDFQPAAIIEQLKLRRPIYSKTTNYGHFGKNDKDLTWETTNKAEALLRAL, via the coding sequence ATGAGCAAAACTTACATTTTTTCTTCCGAGTCGGTCGGGGAAGGTCATCCCGACAAAGTCTGTGACACTATTTCCGACGCCGTGCTGGACGCCTGTCTGGCGCAGGACAAGTTCAGCCGCGTCGCTTGTGAGACTTACGCCAAGAGCAACCTCGTAGTGGTGGGCGGCGAAATTACCAGCAAGGCGAAATTGGATTTTGTGAAAATCGCCCGGCAGGCCATTCGCGACATTGGTTACGTAAATGATGACGATGTTTTCCACGCGGATAAGGTCTTCGTGAACGTGCTGGTGACTTCGCAATCTCCGGACATTGCGCAAGGCGTGGATGCCCGGAAGGCCCGCGGCAAAAAAACCGCCAAGCAGGGCGCGGGAGATCAGGGATTGATGTTCGGTTACGCTTGTAACGAAACGTCGGAGTTGATGCCGGCGCCCATCATGTTCGCGCATCGGCTCGGTCGCGAACTGACCCGCATTCGCAAGAGCGGCAAAGGCCCCGCCTGGCTGCGTCCGGACGCGAAGTCGCAGGTATCGGTGATTTACGAAGATGGCCGGCCGGTGGCCATTTCCAACGTGGTCATTTCCACCCAGCACGCCGACCGATTGAATGGTCGGGAAGTGACGCACGCGGAGATTGAGAAATTTTGCATCGAACAACTCATCAGGAAAGTTCTGCCCGCCAAACTGCTGACCCGGAAGACCGAATTCCTGATTAACCCCACCGGTCGTTTTGTGGTGGGCGGTCCGCAGGGCGACACCGGCTTGACCGGTCGCAAAATCATCGTGGACAGCTACGGCGGCACCGGACGTCACGGCGGCGGCGCTTTTTCGGGCAAGGACCCGACCAAGGTGGATCGCAGCGCGGCTTACATGGGGCGTTGGGTGGCGAAGAACATTGTCGCGGCTCGGCTGGCGGAGAAATGCGAAATCCAGTTCGCTTACGCGATCGGTTATCCCGATCCGGTCAGCGTGCATGTGGACACGTTTGGCACCGGCAAGGTGGACGACGCCAAGATTCTGAAGGCGGTGAACAAGGTGTTTGATTTCCAACCCGCCGCCATCATTGAGCAGTTGAAGTTGCGCCGGCCGATTTACTCGAAGACCACCAACTACGGTCATTTCGGTAAGAACGACAAAGACCTCACTTGGGAAACCACCAATAAAGCCGAGGCTTTGCTCCGCGCCCTTTGA